From the Bacteroidota bacterium genome, the window ATTATGCAAATTATTTAAATTCATCTATTTTTAAACTCCGTAATTATTAAAATCTAAAGCCTTGAAACTAAATACCATTTTCACATTTTGCCTTCTTTGTCTTTCCTTAATTAATAAAGCACAAATGCCCTATCTCGTAAAAGACATTGAGCCGGGAACTGCAGCCGGCTTGCCTACGGGAATAACTCCTTATAATTATAATGGTGTTTTTGTTTTTGTCGCCTTTAATACCACAACTGGCGATGAACTTTGGCGAACTGATGGTACCAACGCTGGAACTTATTTAATTCATGATATTAATCCGGGAACAGCCTCTAGTTTTCCGGCTGGTTTTTTTGAGTTTAATGGAGAGCTGTTTTTTATTGCCACTACAGCGAGTAATGGAAAGGAACTCTGGAAAACCAATGGTACAAGTGCAGGTACCGTGCTGGTAAAAGATATTTTAGTGGGCAGCAGCAGTGGAGTAGCTACTTTTAGTGTTGTATGGCAACACAATTCCTCCTTTTATTTTAGAGCAAGCAGCACTGCAACCACAAATATTGAGCTTTGGAAAAGTGATGGAACAACTTCAGGAACAGGCTTGGTGAAGGATATTTATCCCGGTACAACGGGAAGTTACCCTACCGGTTTTGTTGAATTCAACAATGAACTTTATTTCGGAGCAACGAATAACACAAATGGCGAAGAATTATGGAAAACAGATGGTACAACAGCCGGTACGCTATTAGTTAAAGATATTTATGCAGGTACTTCGGATGGTGTAACCAACTTTATTTCAAGATGGCAAAAAAATGGACTCCTGTATTTTATCGCAACAAGTGCTTCCACTTCTGATACTGAATTATGGAAAACAGATGGAACAACAGCAGGAACTACGAAATTAAAGGATATCACACCTGGTGCTCAAGGCAGCAGTCCAACCGCATTTTTCGAATTCAACAATGAACTTTTTTTCACTGCAAATGACGGAGCAATTGGAAGGGAATTATACAAAACAGATGGAACTACAGCTGGAACTGTACTTGTAAAAAATATTAATCCTTCGGCTACTAGCGGTTTAGCCACTTTTAATGTTTACTGGATTCACAATGGTTTTTTCTATTTTATAGCTGAAAGCATTTCAAATGATTTTGAGCTTTGGAAAAGTGATGGAACAACAGCAGGTACAACTAAATTAAAAGATATAAATCCCGGTTCAACCGGATCAAATTGTAGTGACTTTTATGAATTCAACAATGAACTTTATTTTTCAGCCAATAATGGAAGTATTGGTAAGGAACTATGGAAAACCGATGGAACAACTGCCGGTACAGTTCTCGTAAAAGATATTT encodes:
- a CDS encoding T9SS type A sorting domain-containing protein, with the protein product MPYLVKDIEPGTAAGLPTGITPYNYNGVFVFVAFNTTTGDELWRTDGTNAGTYLIHDINPGTASSFPAGFFEFNGELFFIATTASNGKELWKTNGTSAGTVLVKDILVGSSSGVATFSVVWQHNSSFYFRASSTATTNIELWKSDGTTSGTGLVKDIYPGTTGSYPTGFVEFNNELYFGATNNTNGEELWKTDGTTAGTLLVKDIYAGTSDGVTNFISRWQKNGLLYFIATSASTSDTELWKTDGTTAGTTKLKDITPGAQGSSPTAFFEFNNELFFTANDGAIGRELYKTDGTTAGTVLVKNINPSATSGLATFNVYWIHNGFFYFIAESISNDFELWKSDGTTAGTTKLKDINPGSTGSNCSDFYEFNNELYFSANNGSIGKELWKTDGTTAGTVLVKDIFAGVDNGLVNLNPIWVHNGFFFFAARDINVSNLEIWKSDGTTAGTTKLKDIYPGNTSSAATDFYEFNNQLYFAANDGVNGKEFWKTDGTTAGTVMVKDIFSGAVSNESKPEFFATYNGYMYFTAATYGNLDREIWKSDGTNAGTSLVMDIYAGLTGSNPFTFNILNNTYLLFCANSNGLGRELWAFNMAGIANEVNAASESLNLSVFPNPAKDVLNISASESGLTIQIYDINARLITEIISDQNTTQLNVSDYPAGLYYLRCQNKSTSISRKIIVE